The genomic interval CTTCTGGAGATGACCGATGAGCACCTCCGCCGCGGAGCGGCCCGTGAAGGGCACGCGGCCGGTGAGCAGGAAGTACCCCAGCACGCCCACCGCGTAGATGTCCGTGCGCGCATCCACCACGTCCTCGCCGCACTGCTCGGGCGCCATGAACTCCGGCGTCCCCAGCAGCACGCCCACTTCCGTGGTGTGCAGGCCCGCGGGCCGCGACAGGAGCTTGGCGATGCCGAAGTCCAACAGCTTCACGCGGTGGCGGCCCCCGGGGCCGGGCACCAGGAAGACGTTGGCGGGCTTCAAGTCGCGGTGGACGATGCCGTGCACATGCGCGGCGCCCAGCGCGTCACACACTTGCGAGAGCAGGTCCACCACCAGCGAAGGCGCCAGCGGCCCCTTGGCGAAGGTGGCCAGGCTCTGCCCCTCCAGATACTCCATGACCAGGTAGGGGCACCCGTCGCGCGTGTCCAAGTCATAGAGCGCGACGACGTTCTCATGCTGCACCACCGTCAGCGTCCGGGCCTCCGACAGGAAGCGCGCGACGAGGTCCGGGTCCTGCGCCAGGTGCGTGTGCAGAATCTTGATGGCGACGCGCTTCTGGATGAGCGCGTGCTCGGCCAGCATCACCGTGCCCATGCCGCCGCGCCCCAGCTCCCTCAACAGCTTGAAGTGCCCCAACTGCTTGCCCACCAGCGACGCCCCCTGCGGCGAGGGCACCGGCGTGGGGGCCATCACCATCGGCGGCGGCGTCCCCGCGTAGAGCATCGTGCGGGCCTCCGCGGGCGTGTTCCAATGAGGACGCACCCAGGTCGGGCACTCACTGGGCTCGGAGTGCGGGGGGATGCAGGAGCAGGTGACGTTCTGGACGTACACGGGGAATGAGCGGGGGCGGCTGGACAGGGACTTCTCGACGGCTTCGTTGCTCTGCGAGCCGTGTGCCACCTGCGTTCAGCCGTGCTGGCACCCGGTTCGGCTTGGGGAAGGTGGCGTGGAACCTCAGGTTCCGTACCGTTGCGGGAGGACATCTCCCGCGTGGCTGAAAGTCTCCCCCTCTCTCACGACAGAAACTACAGCCATTCGGTTGAAAACTTTACCGCCTGCCTCTCTTTTGCCGACGCGCTTACGGGGATTCCTTCTCTCCGTTTTGAGTTCTCTTGTTTTCCTGGAGACGTTCCAGGCAATCCCCGTGTCGGTGTGCACACTGGGGAGAAGACGCGCGACGTCAGGTTTCTTGAGCGGCTCTCCCCGCCCCGGACCTCCCCCTTCAAGACAAGAGGCCGCCCCGCTCGCGAAAGGAGCGGAGGCGGCCTCTGACACATCACGTGGCGGGGTGTTGTCGGCGGCTCAGCCGATGGCGGGCTCGCAGACGCCCGCGGCGGAACAGGACAAGCCCTCGCAGCACGCGGTACCGCCCGGGCTGCAATCCGAGTCGATGGGCAGGCACACGCCGGCGTCCACCGGGCTGCCCGCGTCCTGCGCGCCGCCCGCATCCGGCGGGCTGCCGGCATCCGGCTCACCCGTGCCCGCGTCGGGCTCGGTGCCCGCGTCGGGCTCGGTGCCCGCGTCCGGCTCGCTGCCACACGCGCCCAGCGTGTCGCCGTGCTTGAGGTGGGCCTTCACGGCCGGGGCGCCCACGGTGATGGTGTGCGCGTTGGCGGGGTTGCCAGGAGGGATGTGGCAGACGGTGACCTTGTCACGTCCCGCGCCTTCCCCACTGCCTTCCCCACTCGCCGGGTCCACGCTCCCTTCTTCATAGGGCGCACCCTCGAGTCCACCCGACTGAGGCTCTCCACCCTTCTCGCTATCGGCCGTCGGTGAGCCACCGCATCCAGATGCGAGCAACACGCAGAGGGCCACCAAGAGAGAAGACTTCATCATGTCGCCACGACTTCGCATGCATGTTCTCCAGGTCCAGGTGTACGGGCGTCGAGCGCCACCCGAGGCAATACCTCACAACGAAGACCCGTGCACGTCACACCCGGCCACGGGATTCACGATGCGTGGAGCGCTCTGGACGGAGTGAGTCAGCGTGAGCCGCGATGCGACAGCGCGATGAAAACATTCCTCACGTGGGCGCGCGTGGCAGGTGCACAGTGAAGACAGAACCCTCACCTTCGCGGCTCTGCACCTCGATACGGCCTCCCATGGCTTCGACAATCTGGCGGCTGATGTAGAGCCCCAGGCCCAGCCCACCGTAGTGGCGGTCCGACACCGCGCGCTCGAAGCGGCCGAACAAACGCGGCAGGTCCGTGGCGGCGATGCCGATGCCCTCATCGCGCACCGACAAGCACACCAGGCCCGAGTCAATCTCCGACGCGGAGACCTGCACGGGACGCCCCGCGCCGTACTTGGCCGCGTTGGTCAGGAGATTGACGAGCACCTGGTCCAACCGCAGCGCGTCCCACCGCCCCAGCAGCGGCGCGGGGATGTCCACGCGCACCACACACCCGGCCACGGAGAAGACCTCCTCCATCCGCTCCACCGCGTCGCGCACCGCCTGCCCCAGGTCCACCTCGGTGGGCTCCATCGTCAGCCGCCCCAGCGAGACACGGCTCACGTCCAGCAAGTGGTCCACCAGCGTGGCCAACCGCTGCACCTGTCGCATCGCCGTGGACAGCCGGGGCGCCACGCGCCCGCGCGACTCCGGCCCCAGCGCCCGGTCGATGAGTCCATGCTGGAGCTTGAGGCTGGTCAGCGGCGTCTTCAATTCATGGCTCGCCACGGAGAGGAACTCATCGCGCAGCCGCACCGCCGCCTGGGCATCGCGATACAGCGACGCGTTCTCCAACGCCACCGCCACGCGCCGCGCCAACTCCTCCATCATCGCCACATCCGACATGGCCAGCGGACGCTGTGGCAGCGACGTGCCCAGCGTGATGACGCCCAGCGTGCGCCCGCGCGTGCGCACCGGCACCGCCAGCAGTGACGCGGGCCGCAGCGCCTCGAGCAACGAGCGGTGTCCCTCGCAAGCCACCATCCGCTCGCACAGCGCGGCGTCCACGTCCGGCACGAAGCGCGGCTCACCCGTGACGAAACACTCCCTCGACAGCGACAGCGCGCCTTCGCCCCCCAGCGCCTGCAACACGGACGCGTCGCGCGAGGGCTCCTGGTGCGCGGACGCCACGCACCGCAGCGAGCCATCCGGCCCCACCAGCTCCACCAGGCAGCTGGACGCGACGCTGCTCGCGGCCACTCGCGCCACGTGCTCCAGCGTCCACTCCACGTCGTCCAGGTGCTCCGCCAGCGCGCGGCTCGCCTCGAGCAGGAAGAACAGCCGCTCCTCGGCCTCCTTGCCCATCTGGAGCGCGTGGTGCAATCGCTCGCCGCGCTCGCGCAGCGTCCCGTACAACGCCGCGCGCTCCAGGGCCTGCGAGCACTGCTGCGCCAACGCCTCCAGGAACGAGCGCTCCTGCGGCGAGAAGACTCGCGGCGAGCTCCAGGCCAGCCCCACGAAGCCCAGCACCCCCTGGTCCGTCACCAAGGGGAGAACGGCGCGCGCGCCCTCTCCCATCATGAGGATGTCGTTCGCCGCGATGCCCGCCACGGGCAGCACGTCCTCCAGCCGCTGGAACCACTGCGCCTCGCGCCGCTCCGACGCGCGCACCAACGCCGGCATGCCCTGGATGTTGCGCCCCTCGAAGGCGGTCATCCACTCGCTGCGGTAGCCGAAGCACGACAGCAGATGCAGACGGCCCTCCGAGGACAGCTCCGCGACGGAGCCTCGCTCCGCGCCCAGTGCCTGCAACCCGTCATGCACCACCACCCGCGCCACGTCCTCGGCGGTGGCGGCGCGGCACAGCGCGGCCGTCACGTTCTGCAACCGCTCCGAGTGGGCCTGCGCCGTGCGCGCCTCCTCGTACAGGAGCGCGTTGTCCATGGACAGGCTGGCGCGGCGGGCCAGCTCCAGCGCCACCTCCATGTCCGTGTCGCCGAAGCCCGTCCCCGCCTCACCGCGCATCAGCGACACGACGCCCAGCACCCGGCCCCGCGCCAGCAAGGGCAACACGCAGCCCGCCTGGAGGCCCAGCCGCTGAATCAGCTCGAAGCAGGCGCGGTCCTTCGCCATCGCCTCCGTCACCTGGGGCATCACCACGGGACGCGCCGTGCGCAGCGCCTCCGCGACACCTCCGGACGCGCTCCAGTCCACCGGGGCCCTGCGAAACAACTCATGCACCAGGGACACCTTCTCCGGCTCCTGGTGCGCGGCCGCCACGCGCTCCAGACAGCCCTCGTCGGAGAGGATGTCCACCGCGCACCAGTCCGCGAGCACGGGCACGGCCAGCTCCGCCAACCGCTGCAACACCGTGCGCCACTCCAGCGAGGCGCCCATCAACTCGCCCGCGCGAGACAGGAACATCAGGCGCGCGGCCTCGGCGGAGTCGTCCTCCGCTCCAGGGCGACGCCCATTCGTACCGTGAGATGTTTCAACGAGAGACGGTGACTCGGCGGACATGGAGGCAACCCATGAAGGAAGAGAAGCGCCGCGCATCATGGGCGCTTGAGCAAAGGACGTCCGGGACGCCACAACAATGCCGCCCCCCTCGATGGACAGGAGGACTGTCCAATGCCAGACCCGCGAGACGTTGAGTGCTTCGCGCGAGCGCCACGGCACACGCTTGTACGAAATGACTCAGCACCTGGGACCTGATGGACCTCACGCCATGGGCGGGTTCCACCACACGGCGCCCTTGCCGTCGATGGCGGAACGCGCGCGCTCGCGGACCTGGGCCAGCTCCTCCACGGCCAGCGGACGCCACGCATGGGCCGCCCCCAGCGCCGCGTCCTGCTCGTTGGGCTGGCTCATCCCCATCAACATGACGTCCGGGTCCAGGGTCAGCGTGTAGCGCACGCACTCCTCCACGCTCAGGTGTGGCAGCACGGGCGCCTCCCGGTCCACGCGTCCTCCACTGCCCACCTTGCCGCGCGGCCTCGCCTCCAACGGCCGGCCATACCCCTCCGTGTCGCCCAGGAGCTTTCCCGCGCCGAATGTCTTGAAGGACACCACCCCCACGCCCCGCGAGCGCGCCAGCGGCAGCACGTCCTCCACGTAGCGCGGGTCCACGAAGGGCCCCAGCGGGAACATCACCACGTCACACAACCCGGAGCCCACCGCGGCGCGCAGCACCTCCGGATGGTGGCTGGAGATGCCTCGGAACCGCGCCTGCCCCGCGCGCACGCACTCACCCAGTTGCGCAAGCCCACCGCCTGGCGCGGCCAGCGCCTCCCACGCGGACAGCTCCGACACGGCATGGAAGACGAACAGGTCCACCCCATCGTGGCCCAGCCTGCGCAAGCTCGCCTCCACCTGCGGCGCCACCGGCGCGTCGAGCACATCCACCTTGTCGATGAGGAAGACCCCCTCGCGCCTGCCGCGCAGCGCCTCGCCCACGACCTCCTCGCTCAAGCCCTCTTCATAGTTGGGCGCGGTGTCGATGACGTTGAGCCCCGCGTCCAGCGCGCGGCGCAGCGTGGCGACGAGCGAGGCCCGGGGCACCGCGCGGTCGGCGATGTCTCCGATGCCCACGGGCGTGGCGATGAAGCCGGTGCGTCCCAGGGCACGGCGAGGCGTGAAGCGGGGAAGCGTTGGGGTGGACATGCTCCGCGTTGTGCTAGAGCCCCTCCCCCCCGTCAAGGCACGCGTCCTGGCCCCGTTTCAGCGGAACGGACCGGAGACCTCGAACGTGACGCCCGCGTAAGGAGAGTTCGTCAGGCCGCGCTGCGAGCTGAAGTACAGCCGCTGGCCATCCGGGCTGAAGGCGGGACCGGTGAGCTCCGAGCCCGCGTGGCCATGCACCCGGAGGAACGTCGACACCACGCGATGAGGCGGTGGGGTGATGAGGCAGATGTCGCGATTGCGCCCGTCCTCGGCGACGAAGAGGTCTCCCGAGCGCGACACCACCGCGTTGTCCCCGCCGGACAGCGGCGAGCCTGGGAACATCGCGGCGGCATAGATGACCTCCAGCCTCCCCGAGGAGGGCGTGTAGGCCCAGACGCGGTTGTCCCCCTTCGTCGTGAGGTAGACGACGCCGCTGTCGTACCAGCACCCTTCGCCTCCGTTGAACACCGTCGTCCGCGACGCCACCGAGGGCTGGCGCGAGGCCGGCAGGTTCTTCGCGCACGGCACCCAGCGCACCGTGGCCAGGCCCCTCATCGCATCCCCCGTCACGGACGCCGCTTCCAAGACGCCCTCCGACAACCGGGTCCACTGCGTGGGCGTGAAGCGATACAGCCGCCCGTTGGGCTGGTCCTCCGTCAGGTAGAGATGTCCGCCGTCCGGGTCCACCGCCACCGCCTCGTGCGCGAAGGTGCCCAGCTCCCCACACACCACCCCCTGCGAGGGCCTGCTCGGGTCGCATTCCCACACGCGGCCCTGGGGACGCTCCTCGCACGACAGCCACGTCCCCCAGGGCGTGGGCCCACCGGCGCAGTTCATCTCCGTGCCGGACAGGATGCGATACGCCGACTCGATGCCACCCCCCGCGTCGAAGACCACCGCGCTGGCGCCACCCGGATGCCACTCGCAGTTGGACACGTAGATCCAACCGCCTCCGGGGCACTCGAAGCACGCGCCTCCGTCCGGCGCGGCGTGCCACGTGTAGCCCGTGCCGCCGACGGCCTCGCCCGAGCGGGCGATGATGCGCGACGTGAAGCCCGGAGGCAGGCGAACCCCATGTGCATCCGGCCTCGAGGAGATGGGGCCATAGGGACTGGGCCCGGGCTCGGCCGGCGCCGCGCAGGCCTGCCGCCAGAAGGCGGGGCCGAACGCGATCGCGCCGCCTCCCAGCGCGGAAAGACGAACGAAGTCACGGCGGCGCAAGCGCATGGGCGTTCTCCTGTCCTCCCAGAAGAAGCACTCCCACGCGACGTCACCATTGACCTGGACGCGGACGCGACGTGAGCCGCGGAACATCAGCGGCGCCGGTTGCCCCGGTTCTTGTCCCAGATGGCGTAGAGGATGATGAGGAAGGCGACAAGCCGCGCCACGTAGATGTAGTGGTGGCGCTCATCCTGGGCATCGATGAGCGCGGAGGCCACCGAGTTCATCGCCAGCACCACGAAGGACAGCGAGAAGAAGCCGAACAGGCGCTCGTTCGACTGCCTCCAGAAGCGCAGGAAGAACAGCGCGCACGCCAGCCACCCCATCGCCACCGCGCCGTTGAGCATGGACCGGAGCAGCGTCATTCGACCTCACGAAGCGTCCCAGATGAGCCCATAGAGCAGGACGGAGACGCTGGCCAGCGTGGCCAGCATGCGCGGCAGGTACAGGCTGATGGTCTCGGGCAGAATCACCAGGTCCACGAAGAGCAGCACGTTGCTCACCGCCTGGCCCACGAAGCACAGCCCGCTCCACAGCAACAACCGGGACTCGGTCCGCTTCCAGGCGCGCAGGAGCAGCACCGCGCACGAGACACTCGTCAGGGCACACAGGATGTAGACCGCTTCAGCCATGGTCACCGTCCTTGTCCTTCTTGAGCACGAAGGCCTCGGCGAAGCCTCGCACCTTGTCCAACGGCCTCGAGAAGATGAAGGTGATGACGCTCACCCGCCGCGCCGCGTACACCGACGCCAGCTCCGCCACCGCCTGCGCGTCCTCGGAGCTCTCGGGACTGTAGCGGTACGCGGGCGGAGTCCTCCCGTCGCTCACCACCAGGTTCCTCGCGGCGAGGTCCGCGAGCCTCATGGCCGCGGAAGGTTCTGCGATGCGCAACTCCAGGCTCACCGATGACGCGGTCCACTCCCGCCCCGGCTGGGCGCGAAGCAGGAGAAGCACCTCCAGCTTCTCCACGGAGTCGATGTGCGTCGTGATGAAGCGCTGGACCCGCGGAGGAAGTCCGGCGTCGCTCACCACTCCACCTTGCCCACCTGAATCGATGCGTCAACAATTTCTGGCCCAAGTGTTCAGCTTCGAGCGTGAGCAGGCCCCTCGCCTGCCCGCTCCACTCCATGAGGAGCAGGCCCCGCGCGCCGCCCTCCCCTGGGCGCATGCAGCCACACGCGCAAGAGGCTCAGCAGCTTGTCGATGTCCACCGGCTTGGTGATGTAGTCGGACGCGCCCGCCTCCAGGCACTTCTCGCGGTCTCCCTTCATCGCCTTCGCGGTGAGGGCCAGAATCGGCAGGTGCGCCCCGCGCTCCATGCGACGGATGGCGTGCATCGCCTGATAGCCATCCATCTCCGGCATCATCACGTCCATCAACACCAGCTCGATGTCCGAGTCGCGCGCCAGCAGCTCCAACCCGTCGCGTGCGCTCTCCGCGAACGCCACCTTCATGCCGTAGCGCTCCAGCACCGTGTTGAGCGCGAAGATGTTGCGCACGTCGTCGTCCACCACCAGCACCTTGCGGTGGACGAGCAGCGGGTCCTTCTCGCGCGCCTTCTCCAGCATGCGGCGCTTGGGCTCCGGCAGGTGCTCCGGGGAGCGGTGGAGGAACAGGCTGGTCTCCTCCAACAGCCGCTCGGGGCCGCGCGCGTCCTTGACGACGATGGCCTCCGTCATGCGGCGCACCTCCGACTCCTGCGCGCGCGTCAGCTCGCGCCCCGTGGAGACGATGATGGGAAGTCCCTCCGCGCCATGGGTCTGGCGCACCCGGCGGATGAGCTCCGTGCCGGCCATGTCCGGCAGCCCCAGGTCCATCACCACGCAGTCGAAGCGCTGCTCCGAGAGCGCGGAGAGCGCCTCGGCAGCGGTGCCCACCGCCACCGTCCGGACCTCCTCGCTGCCCAGCAGGTCCACCAGGACCTGACGGTGGGTGGCGTCATCCTCGACGATGAGCAGTCCCCGGCCCGCGCGCTCCACGAAGTCGCGCAAGGTCGACAGCGCCGCCGCCGCCGCCGCCGGGTCCGCCGCCGCTCGCAGGTGGCCCAACGCACCCAACCGGATGGAGCGCTCGCGGTGGTCCTCCTCGGACACCGTATAGACGGGCAGGGCCCGCGTCGCCGCGTCGTGCTTGAGCCTGTCCAACACCACCCAACCAGCCAGCTCCGGCAGGTCCAGGTCCACCGCCACCGCGACGGGCCGCGTGTTGCGCGCCGCCTCCAGCGCGCCCTCCACTTCCGTGGAGACCAGCAGCTTGAAGCCCACCCCTCGCGCCGCCGCGCGCAACCTCGCGGCGGGGTCCGGCGCGTGTGTCACCGCCAGGAGCACCCGGTCTCCCGGCTGGATGGAGCCCCGGTCATCCTCAAGGCCCAGGAGCGAGGGCGACGGCGCGGCCGGGGGCTCCTCCTCGAGATGGAGCGCGGGGAGCAGCGAGACCGCATGCGCCAGCGACAGCGTCGCGGGCCGCTCGTCCGGACTGGGCCGCTCCGCGCGGAAGTCCAGCGGCAGATACAGGGTGAAGACGCTGCCCTGCCCCGGCTCGCTCTCCAGCCGGATTTCGCCTCCCAGCAGTCGCGCGATTTCGCGGCTGATGGACAACCCCAGACCCGTGCCACCGTACTTGCGCGCGGTGGAGCCATCCGCCTGCTGGAAGGCCTCGAAGATGATGTGGTGCTTGTCCTTGGGGATGCCGATGCCGGTGTCGCGCACGGAGAAGGCCACCACCGAGGGCGCGGACGACAGCACTGGATGGTCCGGCGACCAGCCGCTTCGGGCCAGGCCGATGCGCAGCGACACCGAACCGGACTCCGTGAACTTGAAGGCATTGGACAGGAGGTTCTTGAGCACCTGCTGGAGCCGCTTGGCGTCCGTCTCCACCTCGCCCGCCATGTCCGGCGCCACGTCGATGTCGAACTGGAGCCCCTTCGTGTCCGCCACCTGCCGGAAGGTGCGGTCCACGAACTCGCTCAGGTCGATGAAGCGCAGCGGCCCCACGTCCACCGCCATGGTGCCGGACTCAATCTTCGACAGGTCCAGGATGTCGTTGATGAGCTCCAGCAGGTCCGCGCCCGACGCGTGAATCGTCTTGGCGAACTCCACCTGCCGTCCGGTGAGGTTGCCGTCCATGTTCTCGCTGAGCGTCTGACTGAGGATGAGCAGGCTGTTGAGCGGCGTGCGCAGCTCATGGCTCATGTTCGCCAGGAACTCCGACTTGTACTTGGACGTGAGGCTGAGCTGCTCGGCCTTCTCCTCGAGCGCGAGCTTGGCCTGCTCCACCTCCCCGTTCTTCCGCTCCACCTCCGTCTTCTGCTCGGAGAGCAACTTCGCCTTCTCCTGGAGCTCTTCATTGGTGCTGCGCAGCTCCTCCTGCTGGCGCTTGAGCAGCTCCTCGGACTGTTGGAGTGACGCCGCCTGCAACTCCAGGCGCTGGTTGGTCTCCGTCAGCTCCTCCTGCTGCTTGCGCAGCTCATCGGTCAGCGCCTGCGACTGCTTGAGCAGCGCCTCCGTCCGCATGTTGGCGGCAATCGTGTTGAGCACGATGCCGATGGACTCCGTGAGCTGCTCCAGGAAGCCCATGTGCACGTCGCTGAAGCGGTGGAACGAGGCCAGCTCGATGACGGCCTTGATTTCCCCCTCGAAGAGCACCGGCAGCACGACGATGCTCCGAGGCACCTCCTCCCCCAACCCGGACGAGACGCGGATGTATGAGTCCGGGACGTCCGACAGGAGGATGGGCTCCTTCTCCAGCGCGCACTGTCCCACCAACCCCTCGCCCAGCTTGAAGGTGTTGGAGAGCCCCTTGCGCTCCCGGTAGGCGTAGGACGCGAGCAGTTTGAGCATCTGCTCTCCGGTCTCCGCTCGGTCGGAGATGAAGAACACGCCGTGCTGCGCATCCACCAGCGGTGCCAGCTCCGAGAGGATGACCTTGGACACCGTGAGCAAGTCGCGCTGTCCCTGGAGGACGCGGGTGAACTTGGCCAGGTTCGTCTTGAGCCAGTCCTGCTCCGTGTTCTTGCGCGTGGTGTCCTTCAGGTTGCGAATCATCTCGTTGATGTTGTCCTTGAGGGCGGCCACCTCGCCCTGCGCGGACACGGTGATGAAGCGCGTGAGGTCTCCCTTCGTCACCGCCGTGGCCACCTCGGCGATGGCGCGCACCTGCGTCGTCAGGTTCGCGGCCAGCTGATTCACGTTGTCGGTGAGGTCGCGCCAGATGCCCGCCGTTCCCGGCACTCGCGCCTGTCCGCCCAGCTTCCCCTCGATGCCCACCTCGCGGGCCACCGTCGTCACCTGGTCGGCGAACACCGCCAGGGTGTCAATCATCCCGTTGATGGTGTCCGCCAGCTCGGCGATCTCTCCCTTCGCGTCCACCACCAGCTTGCGCTTCAGGTCTCCATTCGCGACGGACGTCACCACCTT from Myxococcus stipitatus carries:
- a CDS encoding GAF domain-containing protein, yielding MFLSRAGELMGASLEWRTVLQRLAELAVPVLADWCAVDILSDEGCLERVAAAHQEPEKVSLVHELFRRAPVDWSASGGVAEALRTARPVVMPQVTEAMAKDRACFELIQRLGLQAGCVLPLLARGRVLGVVSLMRGEAGTGFGDTDMEVALELARRASLSMDNALLYEEARTAQAHSERLQNVTAALCRAATAEDVARVVVHDGLQALGAERGSVAELSSEGRLHLLSCFGYRSEWMTAFEGRNIQGMPALVRASERREAQWFQRLEDVLPVAGIAANDILMMGEGARAVLPLVTDQGVLGFVGLAWSSPRVFSPQERSFLEALAQQCSQALERAALYGTLRERGERLHHALQMGKEAEERLFFLLEASRALAEHLDDVEWTLEHVARVAASSVASSCLVELVGPDGSLRCVASAHQEPSRDASVLQALGGEGALSLSRECFVTGEPRFVPDVDAALCERMVACEGHRSLLEALRPASLLAVPVRTRGRTLGVITLGTSLPQRPLAMSDVAMMEELARRVAVALENASLYRDAQAAVRLRDEFLSVASHELKTPLTSLKLQHGLIDRALGPESRGRVAPRLSTAMRQVQRLATLVDHLLDVSRVSLGRLTMEPTEVDLGQAVRDAVERMEEVFSVAGCVVRVDIPAPLLGRWDALRLDQVLVNLLTNAAKYGAGRPVQVSASEIDSGLVCLSVRDEGIGIAATDLPRLFGRFERAVSDRHYGGLGLGLYISRQIVEAMGGRIEVQSREGEGSVFTVHLPRAPT
- a CDS encoding aldo/keto reductase, encoding MSTPTLPRFTPRRALGRTGFIATPVGIGDIADRAVPRASLVATLRRALDAGLNVIDTAPNYEEGLSEEVVGEALRGRREGVFLIDKVDVLDAPVAPQVEASLRRLGHDGVDLFVFHAVSELSAWEALAAPGGGLAQLGECVRAGQARFRGISSHHPEVLRAAVGSGLCDVVMFPLGPFVDPRYVEDVLPLARSRGVGVVSFKTFGAGKLLGDTEGYGRPLEARPRGKVGSGGRVDREAPVLPHLSVEECVRYTLTLDPDVMLMGMSQPNEQDAALGAAHAWRPLAVEELAQVRERARSAIDGKGAVWWNPPMA
- a CDS encoding alkaline phosphatase PhoX: MRLRRRDFVRLSALGGGAIAFGPAFWRQACAAPAEPGPSPYGPISSRPDAHGVRLPPGFTSRIIARSGEAVGGTGYTWHAAPDGGACFECPGGGWIYVSNCEWHPGGASAVVFDAGGGIESAYRILSGTEMNCAGGPTPWGTWLSCEERPQGRVWECDPSRPSQGVVCGELGTFAHEAVAVDPDGGHLYLTEDQPNGRLYRFTPTQWTRLSEGVLEAASVTGDAMRGLATVRWVPCAKNLPASRQPSVASRTTVFNGGEGCWYDSGVVYLTTKGDNRVWAYTPSSGRLEVIYAAAMFPGSPLSGGDNAVVSRSGDLFVAEDGRNRDICLITPPPHRVVSTFLRVHGHAGSELTGPAFSPDGQRLYFSSQRGLTNSPYAGVTFEVSGPFR
- a CDS encoding DUF5985 family protein produces the protein MTLLRSMLNGAVAMGWLACALFFLRFWRQSNERLFGFFSLSFVVLAMNSVASALIDAQDERHHYIYVARLVAFLIILYAIWDKNRGNRRR
- a CDS encoding DUF5985 family protein, with the translated sequence MAEAVYILCALTSVSCAVLLLRAWKRTESRLLLWSGLCFVGQAVSNVLLFVDLVILPETISLYLPRMLATLASVSVLLYGLIWDAS
- a CDS encoding HAMP domain-containing protein encodes the protein MAEKKHVSRRAVARPPRRPVEDDSDTLDSRQLLRVLTAVRKGDFSVRMPVDKVGNAGKVADSLNEIIELNERMAHEFERIGTVVGKEGRITQRAHLVSALGSWAHCVESVNTLVGDLVQPTTEMGRVIGAVAKGDLSQTMALEVDSRPLKGEFLRTARLVNGMVEQLGAFASEVTRVAREVGTEGKLGGQAKVKGVAGTWKDLTDNVNSMASNLTSQVRNIAEVTTAVAKGDLSKKITVDVRGEILELKNTINTMVDQLSSFASEVTRVAREVGTEGKLGGQAVVKGVGGTWKDLTDNVNSMASNLTSQVRNIAEVTTAVANGDLSKKITVDVRGEILELKNTINTMVDQLNSFASEVTRVAREVGTEGKLGGQAVVRGVGGTWKDLTDNVNSMASNLTAQMRNIAEVTTAVANGDLSKKITVDVRGEILELKSTINTMVDQLNSFASEVTRVAREVGTEGKLGGQAMVRGVGGTWKDLTDNVNSMASNLTAQVRNIAEVTTAVARGDLSKKITVDVQGEILELKNTINTMVDQLNSFASEVTRVAREVGTEGKLGGQAEVKGVGGTWKDLTDNVNSMASNLTTQVRGIAKVVTSVANGDLKRKLVVDAKGEIAELADTINGMIDTLAVFADQVTTVAREVGIEGKLGGQARVPGTAGIWRDLTDNVNQLAANLTTQVRAIAEVATAVTKGDLTRFITVSAQGEVAALKDNINEMIRNLKDTTRKNTEQDWLKTNLAKFTRVLQGQRDLLTVSKVILSELAPLVDAQHGVFFISDRAETGEQMLKLLASYAYRERKGLSNTFKLGEGLVGQCALEKEPILLSDVPDSYIRVSSGLGEEVPRSIVVLPVLFEGEIKAVIELASFHRFSDVHMGFLEQLTESIGIVLNTIAANMRTEALLKQSQALTDELRKQQEELTETNQRLELQAASLQQSEELLKRQQEELRSTNEELQEKAKLLSEQKTEVERKNGEVEQAKLALEEKAEQLSLTSKYKSEFLANMSHELRTPLNSLLILSQTLSENMDGNLTGRQVEFAKTIHASGADLLELINDILDLSKIESGTMAVDVGPLRFIDLSEFVDRTFRQVADTKGLQFDIDVAPDMAGEVETDAKRLQQVLKNLLSNAFKFTESGSVSLRIGLARSGWSPDHPVLSSAPSVVAFSVRDTGIGIPKDKHHIIFEAFQQADGSTARKYGGTGLGLSISREIARLLGGEIRLESEPGQGSVFTLYLPLDFRAERPSPDERPATLSLAHAVSLLPALHLEEEPPAAPSPSLLGLEDDRGSIQPGDRVLLAVTHAPDPAARLRAAARGVGFKLLVSTEVEGALEAARNTRPVAVAVDLDLPELAGWVVLDRLKHDAATRALPVYTVSEEDHRERSIRLGALGHLRAAADPAAAAAALSTLRDFVERAGRGLLIVEDDATHRQVLVDLLGSEEVRTVAVGTAAEALSALSEQRFDCVVMDLGLPDMAGTELIRRVRQTHGAEGLPIIVSTGRELTRAQESEVRRMTEAIVVKDARGPERLLEETSLFLHRSPEHLPEPKRRMLEKAREKDPLLVHRKVLVVDDDVRNIFALNTVLERYGMKVAFAESARDGLELLARDSDIELVLMDVMMPEMDGYQAMHAIRRMERGAHLPILALTAKAMKGDREKCLEAGASDYITKPVDIDKLLSLLRVWLHAPRGGRRAGPAPHGVERAGEGPAHARS